Below is a window of Leptospira sp. WS4.C2 DNA.
TTGTATGTTGCTTATCAAATTCGTTCATTATACTAATCCGGTACCAGATTTTCTCTTTTAGCAATGGCTAACACTTTCTCTGTGGCCCGAATGACCAACCGAGAAGCAGTAGAAACCGAAACCCCCAAAACCTCAGCGATCTGGACCAGCTGAAATCCTTCCACATTCTTGAGTAACAAAGCAGAGCGCTCTTCTTCCGATAACTCTCCCAAAAAGGAATAGAGCCTATCTTCTAAATCTTGATATTCGGCCTTGATTTCGAGTTTAGGATTGTGGCTATGAAACTCGATCTCATCGGAGACAATCTCTCTTGTTGTAGAAAACTTTTTAGCATAATTGATAGATAAATTGCGGGCAATCGTGTACAAAACCATTACAGACTTCTCTTCCGAGAGACCGGCTTCGCCGTAGTGCTTATGGAAACTTAAAAAGCTGTCTTGCATCAAATCCATTGCCGTGTCCGCGTTTTGAGTGTACTTGTAAAGGAAGTCATAAATACGCTTATGGCTTCTTTCATAAATTTGACTCATAGAGACAGCTTTGTCTGACACAATCTTGTATGTGTTGGTAAAACCGAGTCTCTGACAAGTAAAATCCCGTTCCTCTCTGTAAAAGTAAACAACCGGGACAGGCCAGATTCTCAAGGGATCAGATTATTTTTCTCTTAAAAGGGCGTCATTAGCAGCATTCTTATAGGCACCGATCATGGTTGGGTAGTTGAATATGTGCTCGGTGAAATACTCAATGGGAGCTTTGAGATTGACCACACATTGTCCAAGAGCAATGAGCTCCGTTGCTTTGTCAGAAATGATATGAACCCCTAGAACTCGTCTTGTTTGTCTATCAAAAAGAATTTTTAGAAGTCCAACTTGGTCTCCACTGATTTGAGCACGAGTGATGGTATCAAAACGAGCCATCCCCACTCCATAATTGACTCCACGGGATTTTAATGCTTCTTCTGTTGGTCCGATGGTTGCAATTTCTGGTAAGGTATAGATTCCAATAGGAAACTCTTCGGCGTCTACAGGGGCAGAAGAATGACCAAACATATGTTTTGCGACATAAGTTCCTTGGTACATGGAAACAGAGGCCAAACTAGGAAATCCGATGACATCCCCACAAGCGTAAATATTCGGGATATTGGTTTGATAGTGTTCGTTTACTAAAATTTGTTTTCTGTCATTGGGTGTTATACCCACAGATTCCAAACCTAAATTGTCTACATTTCCTAAACGCCCACGAGAGATCAGCACCTGATTGACACACACCACTTCACCTCTGTTAGTTGTGAGTTCGAACCCTTCGTCGTTCGGTAGTTTGTGATATTTTGTGATGGAAGAATCTACGTGAATCGAAATCCCTGATTGTTGCATAATGCCAGTCATTTCATTCGAAATATCTTCATCTAAAAAACCAAGGATCCTACTTTGTGAATCGAATAGATGAACTTGCACTCCGATATGTGCAAAGATCGTTGCGTATTCCGATCCAATGATTCCGGCACCTACCACAGCCAAGGATGTAGGCATCTTTTTCATGGCAAAGAGTCCATCGCTATCGTAAATCAATCCATCTTCAAAAGGGATGTTTTCGTTTGTGGGCCTCCGTGGACTACTCCCGGTTGCAATTAATATGTTTTCAGTTTCGTAGACTTTTTTTCTTCCCGCAGAATCTGTGACCTCTACATGGTGGGCGTCTATTACTGTTCCCCAACCGGTAAGTGTGGTGACACGGTTTTGGATCATTTGTTCGCGGGTGACATCCTCTTCCTTTTCGATCACCGTAGAGGCACGAAACATAAGTTCCTGTAATGTTAGTGTTGCCGTTTGTGGGGATTGTAATCCGTGAAGTTTGGACAACTTTAAGTTCCTGTAGAACCGGCTGGTTTCTTGTAAGGATTTGGAAGGGATGGTTCCATAGTGGACACAACCACCACCCAAGTAAGGGTCTTTTTCTATGATGGCTGCTTTTTTTCCCATTTTGCTTGC
It encodes the following:
- a CDS encoding RNA polymerase sigma factor translates to MSQIYERSHKRIYDFLYKYTQNADTAMDLMQDSFLSFHKHYGEAGLSEEKSVMVLYTIARNLSINYAKKFSTTREIVSDEIEFHSHNPKLEIKAEYQDLEDRLYSFLGELSEEERSALLLKNVEGFQLVQIAEVLGVSVSTASRLVIRATEKVLAIAKRENLVPD
- the sthA gene encoding Si-specific NAD(P)(+) transhydrogenase, which translates into the protein MSINRFDLLAIGGGPAAQKAAIQASKMGKKAAIIEKDPYLGGGCVHYGTIPSKSLQETSRFYRNLKLSKLHGLQSPQTATLTLQELMFRASTVIEKEEDVTREQMIQNRVTTLTGWGTVIDAHHVEVTDSAGRKKVYETENILIATGSSPRRPTNENIPFEDGLIYDSDGLFAMKKMPTSLAVVGAGIIGSEYATIFAHIGVQVHLFDSQSRILGFLDEDISNEMTGIMQQSGISIHVDSSITKYHKLPNDEGFELTTNRGEVVCVNQVLISRGRLGNVDNLGLESVGITPNDRKQILVNEHYQTNIPNIYACGDVIGFPSLASVSMYQGTYVAKHMFGHSSAPVDAEEFPIGIYTLPEIATIGPTEEALKSRGVNYGVGMARFDTITRAQISGDQVGLLKILFDRQTRRVLGVHIISDKATELIALGQCVVNLKAPIEYFTEHIFNYPTMIGAYKNAANDALLREK